In a single window of the Arachis hypogaea cultivar Tifrunner chromosome 6, arahy.Tifrunner.gnm2.J5K5, whole genome shotgun sequence genome:
- the LOC112696588 gene encoding small ribosomal subunit protein eS12 — protein sequence MSGEEGPVVAAEAAAPAIGEPMNIMTALQLTLRKSLAYGGLAQGLCEGANVIEKRTAQLVVLAEDCDQPDYVKLVKDLCAEHL from the exons ATGTCTGG TGAAGAAGGTCCTGTTGTGGCAGCTGAGGCAGCAGCTCCTGCCATCGGCGAGCCAATGAATATCATGACTGCCTTACAGCTAACACTTAGGAAGTCACTTGCTTATGGTGGTCTTGCACAAGGCCTTTGTGAGGGTGCCAACGTGATTGAGAAGCGCACTGCTCAGCTCGTTGTTCTTGCTGAGGATTGTGACCAACCTGACTATGTTAAACTCGTCAAGGACCTTTGTGCTGAGCATTTGTGA
- the LOC112696589 gene encoding zinc finger protein ZAT5-like, translating to MEQQEEEEHVVRSNNNNNNDHMQIMMKGKRTKRQRLPSPLRLAMAMPSSTSSTSSFGLDTPTTTARTEDEDNNDEDMANCLILLAQGGGGRVTRHNNKKESIFNLYDCKTCNRSFPSFQALGGHRASHKKPKILTNSSSVITTEENYNNDPTSTALTLQISNSSMYCRSTTTTKTTTAMETPAPISKTSKVHECSICGAEFTSGQALGGHMRRHRGFLTVSSATAATTTTTTTTTSSSISGANADHQETKNNNNNVNKNILKLDLNLPAPEDDHHNRVSKFSFQSKEKVIVFSSAASLVDCHY from the coding sequence ATGGAGCAGCAGGAGGAAGAGGAACATGTGGTGCGcagcaacaataataacaacaatgatCACATGCAAATTATGATGAAGGGCAAGCGCACCAAGCGTCAGAGGCTACCTTCCCCACTTAGGTTAGCTATGGCCATGccttcttcaacttcttcaaCCTCCTCTTTCGGTTTGGATACCCCAACAACAACCGCAAGAACGGAAGATGAGGATAATAACGACGAAGACATGGCGAATTGCTTGATCCTCCTGGCTCAAGGCGGCGGAGGCCGGGTAACCCGCcataataacaaaaaagaaagCATATTCAACCTTTACGATTGCAAGACTTGTAACCGAAGCTTCCCTTCCTTCCAAGCTTTGGGAGGACACAGAGCCAGCCACAAGAAGCCCAAGATCTTAACAAACAGTAGTAGTGTTATTACTACAGAAGAGAATTACAATAATGACCCTACAAGCACCGCCCTCACCTTGCAAATATCAAACAGCTCCATGTACTGCcgcagcaccaccaccaccaaaacAACAACCGCCATGGAAACCCCTGCTCCTATTTCCAAGACAAGTAAGGTTCATGAATGTTCCATTTGCGGTGCCGAATTCACTTCTGGCCAAGCTTTGGGTGGTCATATGAGGAGGCACAGGGGTTTCTTGACCGTTTCTTCCGCCACAGCcgcaaccacaaccaccaccactaCAACTACATCATCATCTATTAGTGGTGCTAATGCTGATCATCAAGagaccaagaacaataataataatgtcaaCAAGAATATTTTGAAGCTGGACCTCAATCTTCCGGCACCGGAAGATGATCATCACAACAGGGTATCAAAGTTCTCGTTCCAGTCCAAAGAGAAAGTTATTGTGTTCTCTTCTGCAGCTTCTCTCGTAGATTGCCATTATTAG